CATTTTGAATTCTTGGTAATTCTGTACGATTCAACATGAATCCATCTCCGTCAAATGGAATTGCTGTTTCTCTGTCTGGTGAAAATGCCATTACCCCTTTAACATCATGTTCAATCTCAGGATTTGTCCATTGAACTTTGATTCTTTCTGACATGAAATCTACTGCCTCTTTTGAACATGCATCTCCACACACCCATCCTGCTAGTCCTTTTCTACCTGGTAGAGTTTCTGGATTTCGGTCAACTACAAGAATTTTTAGATTTTGATTAGAATAATGTGAAATGGACTGTGCTGTAATTGTGCCTGCTAGTCCTCCTCCTGCTATAATTACGTCGTAATCTGCCATGATATCATGACTTGTTCATCCGTATTTATAATAAACCATGTTATACAAATGAAATTTCTTTTATGATTATTTGATTAATTTGGGGTCGGTTCGTCGCGGCGTCTTCAAGGCGTTAGCTCAGACTGGAGCGGCTGTTATTTCCTCATTCCCAAATTGGATAATCGATCTATTCCTATTTAATTTAGATGACTCTGAAATAATTCTGAAAAAACATCACGAGTATTTTTTTTGTTATATACTGGAGTATGAATTTTAATTTTTATTGTATCTTTTTGGCTGAAAACTAATTTACCTTGAACCAATTCTTGCTTATCTAATCTCAAATGAAATTTTGAATCTTCAGTTCTTTCTTCAATCTCTTCAATTAATTGACTTATTTGACTAATTGATAGTATCTCCAAAAATTTTTTCATAAATGCTTTGGATTGTTTTTTTACAAGTTTTGTATTTACCATTGTGATGGGATTTTCAAAATAGCCAGTAGTTTCTGTCTTGTTGAAAATTTCTTCTTCGATATCAAATATTTCATTAAAAGGTTGTAATATTTTTGTCATATCTTCTGTTGCATGAACAATGACATCAATTGTAATTTCTAACTTATTACTCATAATTGTAAATAGATAATTCTAATTACTTATGCTTCTAGTAATTTAGTTTCTTTATCTGCAGTTCTGATTAATTTGACTTTTTCAAGACCTACATGTCTAACTTTGATAACTCGTTTGAATGCAGCCATGAGATCTGAATTGATTTTACTGTAAACTGTGGCTTGTACAAATTGATCAATTGTCATTTCTGGAACTGTATTGTTAATAATGTCTCTAGCAATAATTCTTAGTGCATGTTTTCTAGATGTATTTAATGCTCTGTAAGTTAAAGCAATTATCTTAATTCTGAAAACATATCCGTCTTTTGTTTTAATGTCAATAATGAAATTAATTTTTGATGAACCTCTTCTAACTAAACTTCGCAAAAACTCTTTTGAATATTCAAATCTCTTGAAAATTGTTGAAGCTTTCTCTCCATCTACTTTATCAATTTGGA
This window of the Candidatus Nitrosomarinus catalina genome carries:
- a CDS encoding RNA-binding domain-containing protein, encoding MSNKLEITIDVIVHATEDMTKILQPFNEIFDIEEEIFNKTETTGYFENPITMVNTKLVKKQSKAFMKKFLEILSISQISQLIEEIEERTEDSKFHLRLDKQELVQGKLVFSQKDTIKIKIHTPVYNKKNTRDVFSELFQSHLN
- a CDS encoding 30S ribosomal protein S3ae, which gives rise to MARRKGRIKDKWREKRWVNVNAPDSFNNVPLAYVPITDDENASGRVIEVTLFDILKGDPSQHQYKIYFQIDKVDGEKASTIFKRFEYSKEFLRSLVRRGSSKINFIIDIKTKDGYVFRIKIIALTYRALNTSRKHALRIIARDIINNTVPEMTIDQFVQATVYSKINSDLMAAFKRVIKVRHVGLEKVKLIRTADKETKLLEA